In Variovorax sp. OAS795, a single window of DNA contains:
- a CDS encoding tannase/feruloyl esterase family alpha/beta hydrolase gives MNHSALRPFVRTALALLALALSACGTVPDAGQLAASCASLAGHAIAPGAIGLPSGRASIASAVLAPASPATVNAGAFVPALPQFCKVSGTIASRDPAAQAINFQLNLPTTWNGKALQYGGGGFNGVLITGLAPLRDAAPDDLLPIARGYATFGQDSGHQASAFAPGEPGAFASNDEMLENFAFASYKKVKDAAVDIMRAYYARPPQRMYYFGGSEGGREGLAMAQRFPADYDGIVSVVPVINWTGLFHAFVRNQVPQHADWLQPEKTALIARATSNACDALDGLADGVVNNYMGCQARVDLQPLRCPGGSDAGVHCLSDAELRLVRDIHSPYVFPFPLANGLTAYPPWLYGHEDSLDGPSAVSMVRWVSGTAAPASPPDAARNSTQWIYGSNWVRHAIVRDKGYDVRGYRPEDFRDRVQKTSALMDATNPDLSAFFARGGKLILRENAGDRAQSALMGIQYHDALVARLGAGAAEGSVRLYVSPGSTHTGNARAVAGGPVVPTMVDLLDPLDRWVSAGSAPANALVQVVKAPLPPFAMQASRPMCRYPGYPHYTGGDPAQASSYACRAS, from the coding sequence ATGAACCATTCCGCCTTGCGCCCCTTCGTCCGTACCGCCCTCGCGCTGCTTGCCCTGGCCTTGTCGGCATGCGGCACCGTCCCGGACGCGGGCCAGCTCGCGGCCTCTTGCGCCAGCCTCGCGGGCCATGCCATCGCACCAGGCGCAATCGGATTGCCGAGCGGCAGGGCCTCGATCGCTTCGGCCGTTCTCGCGCCGGCCTCTCCTGCCACGGTGAACGCCGGGGCCTTCGTGCCGGCGCTGCCGCAGTTCTGCAAGGTCAGCGGCACCATCGCGTCGCGCGACCCGGCGGCCCAGGCCATCAACTTCCAGCTCAACCTGCCGACCACCTGGAACGGCAAGGCCCTGCAGTACGGCGGAGGTGGCTTCAACGGGGTGCTGATCACCGGCTTGGCTCCCCTGCGCGACGCGGCGCCGGACGACCTGCTCCCCATCGCACGGGGCTATGCGACCTTCGGCCAGGACTCCGGCCACCAGGCCTCCGCGTTCGCGCCCGGCGAGCCCGGCGCCTTTGCGTCGAACGACGAGATGCTCGAGAACTTCGCCTTCGCCTCCTACAAGAAGGTGAAGGACGCGGCCGTGGACATCATGCGCGCCTACTACGCACGCCCGCCGCAGCGCATGTATTACTTCGGCGGCTCCGAAGGGGGCCGCGAAGGCCTGGCCATGGCGCAGCGCTTTCCGGCGGACTACGACGGCATCGTCAGTGTCGTTCCCGTGATCAACTGGACCGGCCTGTTCCATGCCTTCGTGCGCAACCAGGTGCCGCAGCATGCGGACTGGCTGCAGCCCGAGAAGACGGCGCTCATCGCCAGGGCCACATCGAACGCGTGCGATGCGCTCGACGGGCTGGCTGACGGCGTGGTGAACAACTACATGGGGTGCCAGGCGCGCGTGGACCTGCAGCCCCTGCGCTGCCCCGGTGGCAGCGATGCCGGCGTGCATTGCCTGTCGGATGCCGAGCTGCGCCTGGTGCGCGACATCCACTCCCCCTATGTGTTTCCGTTTCCCCTTGCCAACGGCCTCACGGCGTATCCGCCCTGGCTCTACGGGCACGAAGACAGCCTCGACGGGCCTTCCGCGGTCAGCATGGTGCGCTGGGTTTCCGGTACCGCCGCACCCGCCTCGCCGCCGGACGCGGCGCGCAATTCGACGCAATGGATCTATGGAAGCAACTGGGTCCGCCACGCGATCGTGCGCGACAAGGGCTACGACGTGCGCGGCTATCGGCCCGAAGACTTTCGCGACCGTGTGCAGAAAACCTCGGCGCTGATGGACGCTACCAACCCGGACCTGTCGGCCTTCTTCGCGCGTGGCGGCAAGCTGATCCTGCGCGAGAACGCCGGCGACCGCGCACAGAGCGCGCTCATGGGCATCCAGTACCACGATGCGCTCGTGGCGCGACTGGGTGCGGGGGCGGCCGAAGGCTCGGTGCGGCTCTACGTCTCACCGGGCTCGACCCATACCGGCAACGCGCGCGCCGTGGCGGGCGGCCCCGTCGTGCCGACGATGGTGGACCTGCTCGACCCCCTGGACCGGTGGGTGAGCGCAGGCAGTGCGCCTGCGAACGCGCTGGTGCAGGTCGTCAAGGCGCCGCTGCCGCCGTTCGCCATGCAGGCCTCGCGCCCGATGTGCCGCTATCCGGGCTACCCGCACTACACCGGCGGCGACCCGGCGCAGGCATCGAGCTATGCGTGCCGGGCTTCCTGA
- a CDS encoding acyltransferase domain-containing protein: MSFALLFSGQGNQHPAMLPWLADDATVRGMCARLGVGDWRQALADAGWAERNDNAQTLLTSLALAAWGQLAPKVPPPAAVAGYSVGELAAFSAAGVIDPAAAAALAPRRAEAMDRCAAESPGGLVAVTGLAGQALEQLRSDAGLELAIRNGDASVVLGGPVDALDSAERMAVAAGAQCTRLRVNVASHTRWMREAAESFSQTLADVPFLAPRALLFSNTGDRVRDASAARAALAAQIAQTVRWDECMENISARQVRCVLEIGPGQALARMWNQRYPTVPARACDDFRSAAAVAAWLNSHAEQ, translated from the coding sequence ATGAGCTTCGCACTTCTTTTTTCGGGCCAGGGCAACCAGCATCCCGCCATGCTGCCGTGGCTGGCGGACGACGCGACCGTGCGCGGCATGTGCGCCCGGCTTGGGGTCGGCGACTGGCGCCAAGCGCTCGCCGATGCAGGCTGGGCCGAACGCAACGACAACGCGCAGACGCTGCTGACGAGCCTCGCGCTGGCGGCTTGGGGGCAGCTGGCGCCCAAGGTTCCTCCGCCCGCCGCGGTCGCCGGCTACAGCGTCGGCGAACTGGCGGCCTTCAGCGCGGCCGGCGTGATCGATCCCGCCGCGGCGGCGGCATTGGCACCGCGGCGGGCCGAGGCGATGGACCGCTGCGCCGCCGAATCCCCCGGCGGCCTGGTGGCCGTCACCGGCCTTGCCGGGCAGGCGCTCGAACAGCTGCGCAGCGATGCGGGACTCGAACTCGCCATCCGCAATGGCGACGCCAGCGTGGTGCTCGGCGGACCGGTCGACGCACTGGACAGCGCCGAGCGCATGGCCGTGGCGGCCGGTGCGCAATGCACGCGCCTCCGGGTCAACGTCGCCTCGCACACGCGCTGGATGCGCGAGGCGGCGGAAAGCTTCTCGCAAACACTGGCCGACGTACCTTTTCTTGCGCCCCGCGCCCTGCTGTTCAGCAACACGGGCGATCGCGTCCGCGATGCCAGCGCCGCCCGCGCGGCGCTGGCCGCCCAGATCGCGCAGACGGTCCGCTGGGACGAATGCATGGAAAACATCTCGGCCCGGCAGGTGCGCTGCGTGCTCGAAATCGGCCCGGGCCAGGCGCTCGCGCGCATGTGGAACCAGCGCTATCCCACTGTGCCGGCACGCGCCTGCGACGACTTCCGCAGCGCCGCGGCGGTTGCCGCGTGGCTGAACAGCCATGCGGAGCAATGA
- a CDS encoding amino acid ABC transporter ATP-binding protein: MILFSNINKWYGDYQALADVNAEVKKGEVVVVCGPSGSGKSTLIRTVNRLEEVKSGQLLFDGHDIHAPMSSAALNKLRSRIGFVFQSFNLFPHLSVVENIMLSPMRVLGVKRAEAKERAAQLLERVGLSNKAGAYPAQLSGGQQQRVAIARALAMEPPAMLFDEPTSALDPEMVGEVLSVMRSLANDGMTMMCVTHEMNFARDVADRVWFMDAGRILEKADPEAFFGSPQHPRAQRFLSDLRAH, from the coding sequence ATGATCCTGTTCTCCAACATCAACAAGTGGTACGGCGACTACCAGGCGCTGGCAGACGTCAATGCCGAGGTCAAGAAGGGCGAAGTGGTGGTGGTCTGCGGGCCTTCGGGCTCCGGCAAGTCCACTTTGATCCGCACCGTGAACCGGCTGGAGGAGGTGAAGTCGGGGCAGCTTCTTTTCGACGGCCACGACATCCACGCGCCGATGAGCAGCGCGGCGCTCAACAAGCTGCGCAGCCGCATCGGCTTCGTGTTCCAGAGCTTCAACCTGTTTCCGCACCTGTCGGTGGTGGAGAACATCATGCTGTCGCCCATGCGTGTCCTGGGCGTGAAGCGGGCCGAGGCGAAGGAGCGCGCGGCGCAACTGCTGGAGCGCGTCGGCCTGTCGAACAAGGCCGGGGCGTATCCTGCCCAGCTTTCGGGTGGGCAGCAGCAGCGCGTGGCCATTGCCCGGGCGCTGGCCATGGAGCCGCCCGCGATGCTGTTCGACGAGCCCACCAGCGCGCTCGATCCCGAGATGGTGGGCGAGGTGCTGTCGGTGATGCGCAGCCTTGCCAACGACGGCATGACCATGATGTGCGTCACGCACGAGATGAACTTCGCCCGCGACGTGGCCGACCGGGTCTGGTTCATGGACGCGGGCCGCATTCTCGAGAAGGCCGACCCCGAAGCCTTCTTCGGCAGCCCGCAGCATCCGCGTGCGCAGCGCTTCCTGTCGGATCTGCGCGCGCATTGA
- a CDS encoding biotin-independent malonate decarboxylase subunit gamma, with translation MQWNSLVTQLFGPYHGMREDGDFLQGEVIFDGEPIAVIGTTHHAPIGVRLALVQARVVLDTVAQHPGRPILLLIDTQGQQLRRRDELLGINRAMAHLGASIDLARRRGHRVIGLVYDQALSGGFITSGLIADACYALPDAEIRVMRIPAMARVTKLPEEKLTALSQSNPVFAPGVQNYVAMGGVRALWQGDLQVCLRDALAHTPTEDRRAFDGAERGGRRLAASVVQRVLDAA, from the coding sequence ATGCAGTGGAATTCACTTGTCACCCAGCTCTTCGGCCCCTACCACGGGATGCGCGAAGACGGCGATTTTCTGCAGGGCGAAGTCATCTTCGATGGCGAACCCATCGCCGTGATCGGCACCACCCACCACGCGCCGATCGGCGTGCGGCTCGCGCTGGTGCAGGCCCGCGTGGTGCTGGACACGGTCGCGCAACATCCGGGCCGGCCGATCCTGCTCCTGATCGACACCCAGGGCCAGCAACTGCGGCGGCGCGACGAGCTGCTCGGCATCAACCGCGCCATGGCGCACCTCGGCGCGAGCATCGACCTGGCGCGGCGGCGCGGCCACCGCGTGATCGGCCTGGTGTACGACCAGGCGCTGTCGGGCGGCTTCATCACCTCGGGCCTGATAGCCGACGCCTGCTACGCACTGCCCGACGCCGAGATCCGCGTGATGCGCATCCCGGCCATGGCGCGCGTGACCAAGCTGCCGGAGGAGAAGCTCACGGCCCTGTCGCAATCCAACCCCGTGTTCGCACCCGGCGTGCAGAACTACGTGGCGATGGGCGGCGTGCGTGCACTCTGGCAGGGCGACCTGCAGGTTTGCCTTCGCGACGCGCTGGCCCACACACCGACCGAAGACCGACGCGCCTTCGACGGCGCCGAACGGGGTGGACGCCGGCTCGCCGCCTCGGTCGTGCAGCGCGTGCTGGACGCCGCCTGA
- a CDS encoding biotin-independent malonate decarboxylase subunit beta, which yields MISYAECSARERLALLLDPGSFHEWLPPSERVMSPHLAQLGVPSAFDDGVAVGRATLDGHSVFVAAQEGAFMGGGVGEVHGAKLVGLMQRALRDRPAAVLLLAESGGVRLHEANAGLIAVSEVMRALLDVRAAGIPVVVLIGGANGCFGGMGIVARCADHVVMSDVGRLAMSGPEVIEASHGVDEFDSRDRALVWRTTGGKHRWLIGDCDALVEDDVAAFRAAAIAAIGESKPFTLAALEQEHALLTRRLHALDATDTTDLDEAVLLWSALGIADAQQVSELSVEAVRALRTI from the coding sequence ATGATCAGCTATGCCGAATGCTCGGCGCGCGAGCGTCTCGCGCTGCTGCTCGATCCCGGCAGTTTTCATGAATGGCTGCCCCCGAGCGAGCGGGTCATGAGCCCGCACCTCGCGCAGCTGGGCGTGCCGTCCGCCTTCGACGACGGCGTGGCGGTCGGCCGCGCGACGCTCGATGGCCACAGCGTCTTCGTGGCCGCGCAGGAAGGCGCGTTCATGGGCGGCGGCGTCGGCGAGGTCCACGGCGCCAAGCTGGTCGGCCTGATGCAGCGCGCACTGCGCGACCGGCCGGCGGCCGTGCTGCTGCTGGCCGAATCGGGCGGCGTGCGGCTGCACGAGGCCAATGCCGGACTCATCGCGGTGTCGGAAGTGATGCGCGCCCTGCTCGACGTGCGCGCCGCCGGCATCCCGGTCGTGGTGCTGATCGGCGGCGCCAACGGCTGCTTCGGCGGCATGGGCATCGTGGCGCGCTGTGCCGACCACGTCGTGATGAGCGATGTCGGCCGGCTGGCCATGTCGGGCCCCGAGGTGATCGAGGCTTCTCACGGCGTGGACGAATTCGACTCGCGCGACCGGGCGCTGGTCTGGCGCACGACCGGCGGCAAGCACCGCTGGCTCATCGGCGACTGCGATGCGCTCGTCGAAGACGATGTGGCCGCCTTTCGCGCGGCGGCCATCGCAGCGATCGGCGAATCGAAGCCGTTCACGCTGGCGGCGCTGGAGCAGGAGCACGCACTGCTCACACGACGCCTGCACGCCCTGGACGCCACCGACACCACGGACCTCGACGAGGCCGTGCTGCTCTGGAGCGCGCTGGGCATCGCCGACGCGCAGCAGGTCTCCGAGCTTTCGGTCGAAGCGGTCCGCGCGTTGCGCACCATCTGA
- a CDS encoding ABC transporter substrate-binding protein, whose translation MTRTVFRLSLIGTCLCAASFLSHADQWSDISQRKELRCGTFADVPPFAAPDPKTREMVGHDVDLCQALAKELGLAAKVTPLSVEARVPEVKLGRVDVTIANLAYTKSRGDQIQFSDPYYVAKEMLAVKASDPGTSKADFKGKRLSSTKGSTSELSIKMNGSEPVTFQDTGSAFMAVQQNKSVGMVANTMTITKLVNQSKAEGVALKMITEPMVLQPIGVGMKKDEPVLLSKVNAALYALEKSGELDRIWAKWLGPNTEYKMARQEKVTPLADLKFELLP comes from the coding sequence ATGACCAGAACCGTCTTTCGCCTCAGCCTCATCGGAACCTGTCTTTGCGCCGCGTCCTTCCTGTCGCATGCGGATCAATGGAGCGACATCAGCCAGCGCAAGGAACTGCGCTGCGGCACATTCGCCGATGTGCCGCCCTTCGCGGCCCCCGATCCCAAGACGCGCGAGATGGTGGGCCACGACGTCGACCTGTGCCAGGCGCTCGCCAAGGAATTGGGGCTCGCGGCCAAGGTCACGCCGCTGTCGGTGGAGGCGCGGGTGCCCGAGGTGAAGCTCGGCCGCGTCGACGTGACCATCGCGAACCTGGCCTACACCAAGAGCCGCGGCGACCAGATCCAGTTCAGCGACCCGTACTACGTGGCCAAGGAAATGCTCGCGGTGAAGGCCTCCGACCCGGGCACCAGCAAGGCCGACTTCAAGGGCAAGCGCCTGAGCTCGACCAAGGGCTCGACCTCCGAGCTGTCGATCAAGATGAACGGCTCGGAGCCCGTGACCTTCCAGGACACCGGATCGGCGTTCATGGCGGTGCAGCAGAACAAGTCGGTCGGCATGGTGGCGAACACGATGACCATCACCAAGCTGGTCAACCAGTCGAAGGCCGAAGGCGTGGCGCTGAAGATGATCACGGAACCGATGGTGCTCCAGCCCATTGGCGTGGGCATGAAGAAGGACGAGCCGGTGCTGCTGTCGAAGGTCAATGCCGCGCTCTACGCGCTGGAGAAGTCGGGCGAGCTCGACAGGATCTGGGCCAAGTGGCTCGGGCCCAATACCGAATACAAGATGGCGCGCCAGGAAAAGGTCACGCCGCTGGCCGACCTGAAGTTCGAGCTTCTACCCTGA
- the acs gene encoding acetate--CoA ligase has product MKDAHVSGMAAYEKLVAEAEADHSGYWSRLAREFLSWKTPFTKGLDDSQAPFFKWFEDGTLNVSWNCLDRQVERGLGDKTAIVFEADDGQVTRISYRELLARTCRLANALKARGVKKGDRVVIYMSMSIEGVAAMQACARIGATHSVVFGGFSAQSLRDRIQDAGAVMVITADEQVRGGKRLPLKAIVDDAIALGGCESVKNVVVYRRTGGAIAWEPSRDRWLHEETQAQPEACEPEWVGAEHPLFVLYTSGSTGKPKGVQHSSGGYLLHAALTTKWTFDLKPDDVFWCTADIGWVTGHTYIAYGPLALGATEVVFEGVPTYPDAGRFWQMIQDHRVSVFYTAPTAIRSLIKAAEGNEAVHPRRYDLSSLRILGSVGEPINPAAWEWFHQHVGGGRCPIVDTFWQTETGGHMITPLPGATPLVPGSCTLPFPGIAAAIVDETGTDVPNGQGGILVVKKPWPSMIRTIWGDPERFKASYFPPELKGYYLAGDGAIRDAKTGYFTITGRIDDVLNVSGHRMGTMEIESALVSCTALVAEAAVVGRPDDTTGEAICAFVVLKRARPTGDEAKKIATELRDWVAKEIGPIAKPKDIRFGDNLPKTRSGKIMRRLLRSVARGEAITQDTSTLENPAILAQLSERN; this is encoded by the coding sequence ATGAAGGACGCCCATGTGTCCGGCATGGCCGCGTATGAAAAACTGGTGGCCGAAGCGGAGGCCGACCACAGCGGCTACTGGTCGCGCCTCGCGCGCGAGTTCCTGAGCTGGAAGACGCCGTTCACCAAGGGCCTCGACGACAGCCAGGCACCCTTCTTCAAATGGTTCGAGGACGGCACGCTGAACGTGTCCTGGAACTGCCTGGACCGCCAGGTCGAGCGCGGGCTCGGCGACAAGACCGCGATCGTCTTCGAAGCCGACGACGGGCAGGTGACGCGGATCAGCTACCGCGAGCTGCTCGCGCGCACCTGCCGCCTGGCCAATGCACTCAAGGCGCGCGGGGTGAAGAAGGGCGACCGCGTCGTCATCTACATGTCGATGAGCATCGAGGGCGTGGCCGCTATGCAGGCCTGTGCGCGCATCGGCGCCACGCATTCGGTGGTGTTCGGCGGCTTCTCGGCGCAGAGCCTGCGCGACCGCATCCAGGACGCCGGCGCCGTCATGGTGATCACCGCCGACGAGCAGGTGCGCGGCGGCAAGCGGCTGCCGCTAAAGGCCATCGTCGACGATGCCATCGCACTGGGCGGCTGCGAGAGCGTGAAGAACGTCGTCGTCTATCGCCGCACCGGCGGCGCCATCGCCTGGGAACCGTCGCGCGACCGCTGGCTGCACGAAGAGACGCAAGCCCAGCCGGAGGCCTGCGAGCCCGAATGGGTGGGCGCCGAGCATCCGCTCTTCGTGCTCTACACCTCCGGCTCCACCGGCAAGCCCAAGGGCGTGCAGCATTCCAGCGGCGGCTACCTGCTGCATGCGGCGCTGACCACCAAGTGGACCTTCGACCTGAAGCCGGACGACGTGTTCTGGTGCACCGCCGACATCGGCTGGGTCACGGGCCACACCTACATTGCCTATGGCCCGCTGGCGCTGGGCGCGACCGAGGTGGTGTTCGAGGGCGTGCCCACCTACCCCGACGCGGGCCGCTTCTGGCAGATGATCCAGGACCACCGGGTGAGCGTGTTCTACACCGCGCCCACGGCCATCCGCTCGCTCATCAAGGCGGCCGAAGGCAACGAAGCGGTGCACCCCAGGCGCTACGACCTGTCGAGCCTGCGCATCCTGGGTTCGGTGGGCGAACCGATCAACCCTGCGGCCTGGGAGTGGTTCCATCAACACGTGGGCGGCGGCCGTTGTCCGATCGTCGATACTTTTTGGCAGACTGAAACGGGTGGCCACATGATCACGCCGCTGCCGGGCGCCACGCCGCTGGTGCCGGGCTCCTGCACCCTGCCCTTTCCGGGCATCGCGGCCGCCATCGTCGACGAGACCGGCACCGACGTGCCCAACGGCCAGGGCGGCATCCTCGTCGTGAAGAAGCCGTGGCCGAGCATGATCCGCACCATCTGGGGCGACCCGGAGCGTTTCAAGGCGAGCTACTTTCCGCCGGAACTCAAGGGCTACTACCTGGCGGGCGACGGTGCGATCCGCGATGCGAAGACCGGGTATTTCACGATCACAGGGCGCATCGACGACGTGCTCAATGTCTCGGGCCACCGCATGGGCACGATGGAGATCGAGTCGGCGCTGGTGTCGTGCACCGCACTCGTAGCGGAAGCCGCGGTGGTCGGCCGACCGGACGACACCACCGGCGAGGCGATCTGCGCCTTCGTCGTGCTGAAGCGCGCTCGTCCCACGGGCGATGAAGCGAAGAAGATCGCCACCGAGCTGCGCGACTGGGTGGCCAAGGAGATCGGTCCCATCGCCAAGCCCAAGGACATCCGCTTCGGCGACAACCTGCCCAAGACGCGCAGCGGCAAGATCATGCGCCGGCTGCTGCGCTCCGTGGCCAGGGGCGAGGCCATCACGCAGGACACTTCGACGCTCGAGAACCCGGCCATCCTGGCGCAGCTGTCAGAACGGAACTGA
- a CDS encoding triphosphoribosyl-dephospho-CoA synthase: MRTAALPLQPDARLTPSAIGHAATLALYDELSLSPKPGLVTLIDCGSHDDMDAHTFMRSLFSLRRYFVQIAEAGADGADFAVLERHGIAAEARMLAATRGINTHRGAIFMLGLLCASAGAALREQHGPLHPAALRDALRRHWGDALARRSQRPSVLPGGIAARRLGLRSASQEAALAFPVLFETALPALGDALARGLTPRQARLETLFRIIAVLDDSNLAHRGGLAGLRAAQRAAQGFLDRGGIARAGGLSHAQAITDDFVRQRLSPGGAADTLAAACWIQRVCAAP, translated from the coding sequence ATGAGGACCGCTGCGCTCCCGCTGCAACCCGATGCGCGGCTCACGCCGTCGGCAATCGGGCACGCCGCCACGCTTGCGCTGTACGACGAGCTGTCGCTGTCGCCCAAGCCCGGCCTGGTCACGTTGATCGACTGCGGCAGCCACGACGACATGGACGCGCACACCTTCATGCGCAGCCTGTTCTCGCTGCGCCGCTACTTCGTGCAGATCGCCGAGGCGGGCGCGGACGGCGCGGATTTCGCCGTGCTCGAGCGGCACGGCATCGCGGCCGAGGCACGCATGCTGGCCGCGACCCGCGGCATCAACACCCACCGCGGCGCGATCTTCATGCTGGGCCTGTTGTGCGCCTCGGCGGGCGCGGCGCTGCGTGAACAACACGGCCCCTTGCACCCGGCCGCGCTGCGCGATGCGCTGCGCCGCCACTGGGGCGATGCACTGGCCAGGCGCAGCCAGCGCCCATCCGTCCTCCCCGGCGGCATCGCGGCGCGGCGCCTCGGCCTGCGCAGCGCATCCCAGGAGGCGGCCCTGGCATTTCCGGTGCTGTTCGAGACCGCGCTGCCCGCATTGGGCGATGCGCTGGCCCGGGGACTTACGCCCCGCCAAGCCCGGCTCGAGACCCTGTTCCGCATCATCGCGGTGCTCGACGACAGCAACCTCGCGCACCGCGGCGGTCTTGCCGGCCTGCGTGCTGCACAGCGCGCCGCGCAGGGCTTTCTCGATCGCGGCGGCATTGCGCGGGCCGGTGGCCTTTCGCATGCGCAAGCGATCACAGACGATTTCGTGCGGCAGCGTCTCTCGCCCGGGGGCGCGGCCGACACGCTCGCCGCGGCCTGCTGGATCCAGCGCGTGTGTGCTGCACCATGA
- the mdcG gene encoding malonate decarboxylase holo-[acyl-carrier-protein] synthase — MHALHRHQLAWLSRSGWSAVRARPWDVQASDCLAHWDSNGLPLVVTRQPAGAAAGCIALGLPAPARWNRRRLALQVPLADVHGYGEFPLLADMQDLLPRAARDAARTLLGRLGECHAAARAFGSYGWQAISGLDHVRTGSDLDLSIAVDGAAHADDVVRALCAFEAEQPRLDGEVMFADGAAVAWREWNEWRAGRARAVMVKRLDGVALQHDGAWCESAGTKELAA, encoded by the coding sequence ATGCACGCACTGCACCGCCACCAGCTTGCCTGGCTCTCCCGCAGCGGGTGGAGCGCCGTGCGGGCGCGGCCGTGGGATGTGCAGGCGAGCGACTGCCTCGCGCATTGGGACTCGAATGGGCTGCCTCTGGTCGTGACGCGCCAGCCGGCAGGCGCCGCCGCTGGATGCATTGCGCTGGGCTTGCCCGCGCCTGCGCGCTGGAACAGGCGCCGGCTTGCCCTGCAAGTGCCGCTCGCCGATGTGCATGGCTACGGCGAGTTTCCGCTGCTTGCCGACATGCAGGACTTGCTGCCTCGGGCAGCGCGGGACGCGGCGCGCACACTGCTCGGCCGGCTCGGCGAATGCCATGCGGCGGCACGCGCGTTCGGCAGCTACGGCTGGCAGGCGATCAGCGGCCTGGATCATGTACGGACCGGGTCCGACCTCGACCTGTCCATCGCCGTCGATGGGGCGGCGCATGCCGACGACGTGGTTCGCGCACTCTGCGCATTCGAGGCGGAACAGCCCAGGCTGGATGGCGAGGTCATGTTCGCGGACGGCGCGGCGGTGGCCTGGCGCGAATGGAACGAATGGCGCGCCGGCCGCGCGCGGGCCGTGATGGTCAAGCGGCTCGATGGCGTCGCGCTGCAGCACGATGGCGCCTGGTGCGAATCGGCAGGAACGAAGGAGCTCGCCGCATGA